The Fulvivirga ligni genome window below encodes:
- a CDS encoding MBL fold metallo-hydrolase, giving the protein MDKNLYFDASSKKLQSSDYGLYATPVSPLPYVDNVIVRSYLLERPDGNVIIYNSSGISQTSQELDQKGVSGGLFLNHHHEGMFGKPDIDISIWIHENDRPKVNMPITNTYGKEEKIGGDLTIVPTPGHTQGTTSFLWDNGEYRFLFPGDSIWVQNGQWKAVLLSDGDRSAYLDSLETMKKLDFDFIVPWGVEEGSPAGYAISKDQKIEIFDEIIKRLEAGENY; this is encoded by the coding sequence ATGGACAAGAATCTTTATTTTGATGCTAGCTCAAAAAAATTGCAATCTTCTGATTATGGGCTTTATGCTACCCCTGTGTCTCCCTTACCTTACGTAGACAATGTGATAGTTCGTTCTTATCTTTTGGAACGTCCTGATGGGAATGTCATTATTTATAATTCATCAGGAATTAGTCAAACTTCGCAGGAATTAGATCAGAAGGGGGTTTCTGGTGGTCTTTTTTTAAATCATCATCATGAGGGTATGTTTGGAAAGCCAGATATTGATATTTCTATATGGATCCATGAAAATGATAGGCCAAAAGTCAATATGCCAATTACAAATACATATGGAAAAGAAGAAAAGATAGGGGGTGATCTGACGATTGTACCAACACCTGGTCATACGCAGGGTACTACTTCATTTCTTTGGGATAATGGTGAATATCGTTTTCTTTTCCCGGGAGATTCAATTTGGGTTCAAAATGGTCAATGGAAAGCCGTCTTACTTAGTGATGGTGATCGTTCTGCATATCTGGATAGCCTTGAGACAATGAAGAAGCTAGACTTTGATTTCATTGTTCCCTGGGGTGTTGAAGAGGGTTCGCCTGCAGGTTATGCCATTTCAAAGGATCAAAAAATAGAGATTTTTGATGAAATAATTAAGCGGCTGGAGGCAGGTGAAAATTATTAG
- a CDS encoding pyridoxamine 5'-phosphate oxidase family protein: MSHKDLTNKEAISKLKELVEGIDFTMMDTNLGGKPSHIVPMSTKDVDDNGNIWFLSNGDSEHNSYIKKDNAIQLIYSKPQSMEYLALFGHATILTDTDIIKKYYQSSDDAWFDGPEDPKVTAIKVVPESSYYWDTKNGKLTTLFKMGLGVITGEKQDLGVEGELKV; encoded by the coding sequence ATGAGTCATAAAGATTTAACCAATAAAGAAGCAATTAGTAAATTAAAAGAGCTGGTTGAAGGAATAGATTTTACCATGATGGATACTAATTTAGGCGGTAAACCATCACATATTGTTCCCATGAGCACAAAGGACGTCGATGATAACGGCAATATTTGGTTCCTTAGCAATGGCGATAGTGAACATAATTCCTACATAAAAAAGGATAATGCTATACAGCTGATATATTCGAAGCCTCAAAGCATGGAATACCTCGCACTTTTTGGGCATGCCACTATTCTAACGGATACTGATATCATCAAAAAGTATTATCAAAGTTCTGATGATGCCTGGTTTGATGGCCCTGAAGACCCTAAGGTGACAGCGATCAAAGTAGTGCCTGAATCATCCTATTACTGGGATACCAAAAACGGAAAGTTGACCACCTTATTCAAAATGGGCCTAGGAGTAATTACTGGTGAAAAGCAGGACTTAGGCGTAGAAGGTGAACTGAAGGTGTAA
- a CDS encoding lipoyl domain-containing protein yields MFYKIFNSSNNSYRRSKNAEVIRMPRMSDQMEDAIVSKWFVEVGDTFKEGDILAEIETDKATMELESYDHGTMLYQVEKGQKVKVDGILAVIGNKGDEYKHLLTDAEQIAEKTGDIASLTYKLNSLLSSEDSFVMQLRYLKGCDETKLNELLQVLQDLAFHLRSRDEVPKAVVKLIMDIIPSLISCSSQYVEEEERNRINLAIDKLSHAIRKCFA; encoded by the coding sequence ATGTTTTACAAAATTTTCAATTCCTCTAATAATTCTTACCGAAGATCTAAAAATGCCGAAGTAATCAGAATGCCCAGAATGTCTGATCAAATGGAAGATGCAATAGTTTCCAAATGGTTTGTTGAGGTAGGTGATACTTTTAAGGAAGGTGACATTTTAGCAGAGATTGAAACGGATAAGGCCACTATGGAATTAGAGAGCTATGATCATGGTACCATGCTTTATCAAGTTGAAAAAGGTCAAAAAGTGAAGGTCGATGGTATTTTAGCTGTTATTGGAAACAAGGGAGATGAATACAAACATCTGTTAACTGATGCTGAGCAGATTGCAGAAAAGACTGGCGATATCGCCTCGCTAACGTATAAATTGAATAGCTTATTATCTTCGGAAGATAGCTTCGTTATGCAGCTTAGGTATCTTAAAGGTTGCGACGAAACAAAGCTAAATGAATTATTGCAGGTCTTGCAAGATTTAGCTTTTCACTTAAGGAGTAGGGACGAAGTGCCAAAAGCTGTTGTTAAACTTATAATGGACATTATTCCATCTCTGATTTCTTGTTCATCACAGTATGTTGAAGAAGAGGAGAGAAACAGGATCAACCTGGCTATAGATAAATTGAGTCACGCCATCAGAAAATGTTTTGCTTAA
- a CDS encoding TlpA family protein disulfide reductase, which produces MKLTLTTLCLFLSFCSFGQREFPDDFRKGGIEVNSQLTDLSLYSLDSVQFNSSDLKNKVTVINYWFVGCGGCRQEEEFMKEITEYFREEEKVQFISITPSTSEEVKEYFQKHGDFGFPVYPAGGFKQVKKTFSVKTFPHTQIVVDGTIVENLQIPIARAEWKDWLIDEIKEELVKLE; this is translated from the coding sequence ATGAAATTAACCCTAACAACACTATGCCTGTTTCTAAGTTTTTGCTCTTTTGGTCAAAGAGAATTCCCAGATGATTTTAGAAAGGGGGGCATTGAAGTCAATTCTCAACTCACCGATCTATCTCTCTATTCGTTAGACAGTGTGCAGTTCAATTCTTCCGATTTAAAAAACAAAGTGACTGTCATTAATTATTGGTTTGTGGGGTGCGGAGGTTGTCGGCAGGAAGAGGAGTTTATGAAAGAAATCACAGAGTATTTTAGAGAGGAAGAAAAGGTGCAGTTCATATCTATTACACCATCAACGTCTGAAGAAGTTAAGGAATACTTTCAAAAGCATGGAGATTTTGGTTTTCCCGTTTACCCAGCAGGTGGGTTTAAACAAGTGAAAAAAACTTTTAGTGTAAAGACTTTCCCTCATACCCAGATCGTGGTGGATGGAACAATTGTGGAAAACCTTCAAATACCCATTGCACGCGCAGAGTGGAAAGACTGGCTAATAGATGAAATTAAAGAGGAGCTTGTGAAGTTGGAGTAG
- a CDS encoding SHOCT domain-containing protein: protein MKKIILLLIGILAFNLTNAQRVEKLDEYTALNGITYKVGDEIKLLRGSDTNGNFVYVSIGGRGIIADGESNRLGADLAGQIVTIKKIKRYDQKHYKGVYFSIAAGDVVNYSIDVENAIKTCEIEGCLYSESGPDKYDQLSKIKALLDNGALTEQEFEAEKKKILARND, encoded by the coding sequence ATGAAAAAGATCATTCTATTGCTTATTGGCATTCTTGCGTTCAATTTGACTAATGCTCAAAGAGTTGAGAAATTAGACGAGTATACAGCATTAAACGGAATAACCTATAAAGTAGGTGATGAGATCAAGCTATTAAGGGGTTCTGATACCAATGGTAATTTTGTTTATGTAAGCATTGGAGGCAGGGGTATCATAGCGGACGGAGAATCAAACCGACTTGGAGCCGATCTGGCCGGGCAGATTGTTACCATCAAAAAAATTAAGAGGTACGATCAGAAACATTATAAAGGAGTGTACTTTTCAATTGCCGCAGGTGACGTGGTGAACTATAGTATTGATGTAGAAAACGCGATCAAGACCTGTGAAATTGAGGGCTGCCTATATTCTGAGTCTGGACCCGACAAATATGATCAATTGTCTAAAATCAAAGCGCTTTTAGATAATGGTGCGCTAACTGAACAGGAATTTGAAGCTGAGAAGAAGAAAATTTTGGCTAGAAATGATTGA
- a CDS encoding glycerophosphodiester phosphodiesterase, translating into MRRILLFALMPALLFNCQNKSNESTNDDQMDFAENQVIAHRGAWKKKNLPENSIASLEEAIRLGCTASEFDIWMTADSILVVNHDKEFFGHIIEESTYDSLKSYKLTNGETIPTLEQYLNAGMQQRSTRLVLEIKPSVISKERGITTTEKVVATVKQLSAEPWAMFISFDYDIVKKLTELMPAAEVGYLNGDVAPDQLHADGINGLDYHFSVFEKHPDWVKLAKDHQVSLNSWTVNDTTVIDNLLRQGFDYITTNEPELVFERIELMEEESL; encoded by the coding sequence ATGAGAAGAATACTACTTTTTGCTTTAATGCCTGCTTTACTGTTTAATTGCCAAAATAAATCGAATGAGAGCACTAATGATGATCAAATGGATTTTGCTGAAAATCAGGTAATTGCCCATAGAGGGGCTTGGAAAAAGAAGAATTTACCAGAAAATAGCATAGCTTCCCTCGAAGAGGCTATCCGCCTGGGATGCACGGCCTCTGAATTTGATATCTGGATGACGGCCGACAGTATTTTAGTGGTTAATCATGATAAAGAGTTCTTCGGTCATATTATAGAAGAAAGTACATATGATTCTTTGAAGTCATACAAACTGACTAACGGTGAAACCATTCCCACCTTAGAACAGTACTTGAATGCCGGTATGCAGCAGCGGTCCACTCGACTTGTCTTAGAAATAAAACCATCAGTAATAAGCAAAGAAAGAGGAATTACTACCACTGAGAAAGTAGTAGCAACAGTAAAACAACTTTCTGCAGAGCCATGGGCCATGTTTATCAGCTTTGACTACGATATAGTTAAAAAACTGACCGAACTAATGCCAGCTGCAGAAGTAGGGTACTTGAATGGTGACGTTGCTCCTGATCAACTACACGCTGATGGAATAAATGGCCTTGATTACCATTTCTCGGTATTTGAAAAACATCCTGACTGGGTCAAACTGGCCAAAGACCACCAGGTATCATTAAATAGCTGGACAGTAAATGACACTACCGTTATTGATAACCTGCTGAGGCAAGGATTTGATTATATTACTACCAATGAGCCGGAGCTAGTTTTTGAGAGAATAGAATTGATGGAGGAAGAGTCTCTTTAG